The DNA segment TTAAGAAACTTAATTAATCTCTCGTCATTTGATAATCCACAAAGTCGTAAAAGGTCAAAAATAGTAGATTTTAGCAATATTCCTGTTACTAGATTCGTTGGAACTAATGCTTTGAGAAGTTGTGAAAAATCCCAAAAATTCCTAATAGGTAATACAGGATTATTGTTCGCGAAAGTCCAATTGCTCTGATGAATTAAATTACATAATTGCCAAAATTTACGACTCCCTGGAAACTGCATCTCCCTCTCTTTAATCCATTCATTTTTGTCATACCAAATAGGTATTGCCTTACTTCCATCATTTAAATCAACGATACAAGCTGGATTTAATATTGAGGCTTCAGGGAGAGGAATATTTAGAAATTTAAAAATTTTAGAGTGTATCCCCCCTTCTTCTAATCCTGCTACTTGAGTGGCACCAACATCAAAAATATAATTTTTTCTCTTGAATGTTCCAGCACAACCTCCCGATTGAGTATGTGATTCAATCAGAGTCACTGAAAGCCCTAGTTTTGATAAAATAGCAGCAGAAGTTAATCCTGCTATACCAGCACCAACTACAACAATATCAGTCTTAAACATTAAGATGCAAAAATTATCTCACTTTGAAGTTAGCGAAATTTGTAATCAATTAGGAGAAGGATCACCAAAAAGTATAAAACAAGTTTTTGGAGGAGATATTCACAAATCGTGGGAAATAGAATTTCAAAATGCTAAATTCTTTCTTAAAAGAAATGAAAGAAAAGCCAAATTTCTTAAATTTGAAGAGTTTTGCCTGAAGAATCTTCAAAAATATATTAATTATGAAAACTTAATTATTCCTAAAATAGTTTCTTACATAGAAATTAATAATGTAGAGCTTCTTTTAATGGAATGGATAGATATGAGCAATAGTGATCAACAGAAATTAGGACAAGGTTTAGCAGAAATGCATATTGAATCAAATAAATTTAATCCACAAAGTTTTGGCTGTCCTGTAGATGGTTACATAGGAACCAAAAATCAAACAAAAGGGTGGAGAGAAAATTGGATTAAATGTTTTATAGATTTAAGAATTGAGCCTCAATTAGCTATTTTAGACAAAGACTTTTTAGAAATTAATATTAAAAATAAAATAAAGTCAAAAATTGAATCTGAATTACATTACCATGAACCATTTAATGCTCTTGTTCATGGAGATTTATGGTCGGGAAATGTTGGAGTAAATCAAACTAGTAAAGGTGTAATATTTGACCCTGCAAGTTGGTGGGCTGATTGTGAGGTAGATATTGCTATGACGAAATTATTTGGGAATTTTAGAAGTGAATTTTATGAAAATTACTATAAAATTATCCCAATTAAAAAAGGATTTGAAAAAAGAACTATAGTTTATAATTTTTATCATGTATTAAATCATGCCAATATGTTTGGAGGTTCATATTGTCATCAAGTAAAAGACTATATCAAGAAAATATTGAGTTTTTAAACTAAATTTATCCTAAATAAGTTTTTTTAAGATTTTGAACCCTTTCTAAAACTGCTTCACGATTTTCACTAGTACGAAGATTTTGCCAACTCCACTGACCAGCTACGACTACACCTAGAAGTTCTAGTAATCCTGGGAGAATTGGGAAAAAGTTAATCGTGTCAATAACAATTTTAATTATTATCTGGGCGATAACTACAACTGCAATTACGCCTGCTGCTTTACCATATTTTCCCATTTGAGTCCAATCAATAGTTCCAAGTGTTTCATTGATTTTTCCCATTACATCAGAATACTTCTCTGAAAAGCTTTTATTTTCTGAGTTTGTATCGGAGCCGGAGTCTTGATTTGACTCAGGAGTGTTGTCACTCATGAATTCAGTCAACTTAATATATGAACCAGACAGTATCGGAAAATTTGTCTGTTGACTACCTTTTTGTCATGCATAATTCAGAACCGAAACATTTTGTATTTCGCAAGACTTGTTGATATATATACAGTTTTAAGATATTTGACCTCAAATTTGATTTACAAAAACTTCACAATATCGTCTTGTTCTAACAAAAAACATTAAAAAACCACATCAACAGAAAAAAATAAAAAGTCTAAAATAATTTTTTAAATTATTATATTTTCATAGATTATTTATAAAAACAAGAATGAAAATATCAATTGATCACAAATCTGATTCCTTAACTTTAGATGAAGAAGATAGATACAAGAGACATTTAACACTCAATGAAATAGGATTAAAGGGACAATTAAAACTTAAACGCAGTTCAGTAGTTTGTATTGGCGCAGGAGGTTTAGGCTCTTCTGTATTAATTTATCTTGCCGCTGCAGGAATTGGAACAATAGGAATAGTTGATAATGATCAAGTTGAGAAGTCGAATCTACAAAGACAAATAATTCATGAAACAAATACAGTTGGGGATTTAAAAATTGATTCTGCTCAAGAAAGAATTAGAAGATTGAATCCTAATATTGAAGTAATAACTTTTGCTGAACGAATTAACTCAAATAATATTCTCGATATTATTAATCAATTTGATATTGTTTGTGATTGTTCAGATAACTTTGGTACTCGTTATTTAATAAACGATGCTTGCTTAATACTTGATAAACCTTTAGTTTTTGGAAGCGTTCAAGGATTTGAAGGCCAAATCAGTGTTTTTAATCTAAAAAAAAATAGTCCCAATTTAAGAGACTTACTCCCGGAATCGCCTTTAAAAAATAATATTCCTAGCTGCGAAGAATTTGGCGTTATAGGAGTTTCAACTGGTCTTATAGGAGTTTTACAAGCAAATGAAGCAATAAAGATTATTCTTAAAAAAGGGCAAATTCTTGATGGGAAGATTTTGATTTTCAACCTTCTCAATATGAATATAAAAACATTGACTTTAAAAGCTGATAAATTTACAAATACGATTAATGACCTTTCTGAGTTTGAAGATTTTTATAAAGACATTGAATGTCAAGATAATATAAAAATTAATAAAATAGATTCCACGACATTTGAAACACTATACAGATCAAATTATAATAATCTACTAATAATAGATGTTAGAGAAAAAGAGGAATTTAATAAATACTCTATTAAAGGAGCGATATCTATACCACTTAATAATCTAGACCAAAAACCACACCTAGAATTTATCAAACAAGAAAGTTTGGATAAAGAAGTATTTACATTATGTCAAGCAGGAAAACGATCTGAAAAAGCTTCAAAGATTTTGATGAAATTTAAAATCTCATCAAAATCAATTGAAGGAGGAATTGCAAATATTAAACAACTAATTTTTCATTAACATACTGAATAAACTTTAATAATCTACCCCTCTTTTTAAATCAACTCCAAGATTCGCATAATGCTTGTGACAAACCATTTCAGAATATACATCAGCTAATTCGAAATATGAAGGTTCATTTTTACATCTTCCAGTAATTACTACTTCTGTATCGGCGGGTTTTTTAAGGAGAGTTTGATAAATTGATTCAACTGGTAAAAGTTCTAAATCAACAGTTGGATTGAGTTCATCTAAAATTATTGTCTTATATAAACCACTCAGAATTGCCGCTTTAGCAATTTCCCAAGCTCGCTCTGCTTCTACGTAGTCAATTGGTTGTTGCTGCCCCCTCCATACAATTGCATCTCTACCAGAACGTAGATGATCAACTAAATGTGGATAACTCTCTCTGAGAGCTTCAATTGCTGCATCTTCGGTATAACCATTACCACCTTTTAGCCATTGCAAGATTAATACTCTATGACTCTTATCTTGAGATATTCCTTTACCAATAGCTTGAAGAGCTTTACCAAGTGCACTAGTAGATTTACCTTTTCCCTCGCCAGTATAAACTTCAATTCCACCAGAATTCTTAAATTTTTCATGAAAGGTATTTGAATCGCCTTTTAAACGAGGTCTCATTTCTGAATGAAGTTGAGATATTCGTATCAATGAAGAAGGTGCTGCCCTACCTGTGATAATCACTTCCAAACCATCAGGTCTGTTTTGAAGAGAATTAACTACCTCCTCAATATTAAGCATCCCTAAATCTAAAACTGGATTTAATTCATCAAGAACAACAACAGAATAAAGGGAACTGGCAATTGCTCCTTTTGCAATATTCCAACCTCTTTCGGCCTCCATTTTATCGGATTTTGTAACTTGGTCAGCATCAAAAAATTCAGATCTCCCAGTCCTTACATGATCAATCAGGTGTGGGAAACCTCTTTGTAAGGCTTCTATTGCGGAATCTTCATCATATGACCTCTCAGGGCCTTTTAAGAATCTAAGTAACAGTACTCTGGACTGTCTCTTTTCGCATATACCTAAACCTATTGTTCTTAATACCACTCCTAAAGCAGCCTGACTTTTACCCTTACCTTCCCCATCATAAATATGTAATTGGCCCTTAGATCTTTCTTGACTGTCATTTGCAGTGACAATTCCAACACCTCTATTTCTACTTGTATTTGTCACTTTAAAAAAGTTAGTAAATTTAATCTAAGATATAGTTAATAATATTATTAAAAATTTAATAATATATAAATCTATTCATAATTTCTTAAATTTTTAAAACTTAAGTATGTTTTATCAACTTGAAAATCTCTCTGATGAACAAAGTGAAAAACTACAAACAATTAGAAATTTCATGAAGAATCTAAATAGTGTTTGTGTCGCCTATTCTGGAGGAGTAGATAGTACATTAGTAGCCTCTTTAGCATTCGAGCAATTAGGGAGTAAAGCAATAGCTGTAACTGGTGTTTCGCCTGCACTAGCTAAAACATTATTGGATGAAGCAAAAAGTCAAGCAAAATGGATTGGGATTAATCATTTAGAAATTGAGACCTCAGAACTAGATCAATCAAGTTATAGTAAAAATCCTAAAAATAGATGTTTTGCATGCAAAAAAGAGCTTCACAAACACACCACATACTTATCTAAAAAACTTAACTACAAAATTGTATGTGATGGAGTGAATCTTGATGATCTAGGCGACTACAGGCCTGGGATTAAAGCAGCAAAAGATGCAGGTGTTGTATCTCCCTTAGCAAAATTCAACTTCACAAAAAAAGATATAAGGGATATCTCAAGAGCATTGGGTTTCCCTTGGTGGGATAAACCTGCTCAACCTTGTTTATCATCAAGATTTCCTTATGGCAATGAAATAACAAACGAAAGACTAGGCATGGTAGAAAAAGCAGAAGAATATATTAAAAAAAGAGGCATATCAGAAGTTAGGGTAAGGTGTCATGGTTCTACCGCGAGAATAGAAATTCCCAAAGATGAATTCAAATTATTTTGTAAAGAATATGATTTTCATGAATTAATTAACTATTTTTCTAACCTAGGATTCAAATGCACCAGCCTAGATCTTGAAGGCTTAGTCAGCGGCAAGCTAAATCGATAAATATCGAAATTTAAATTATTTTTCTTACTTGATTATGTATTTCCAAAGGAGGATTCCTATTAATTACACGTAGGAGATGCTCTTCAGCCATTAAAGCTTGAATTAAGTATTGACAAGAAATATCGGGCTTCATATTTTGGCCACATGTAAAAATATCAACTGCAGAATAATGCGCTTCAGGCCATGTATGTATTGAAAGATGAGATTCAGCTAGTAAAGCAATTGCTGTAACTCCCTGAGGTTCAAATTTATTACTTATTAGATTTAAGATTGTTGCATTAGCTAGTTTGGCAGCATTATTTAATGTACAACGCAGAAAAGATTCATCATTCAATTTTTCATAATCACATCTATAAAGTTCTAACAAAAAATGCTTACTTTTATAGATTAATTTCTTCTCATCATTAAATGCTTTAAAAGTTTTATTTTTTTTGGGAACATCCATTAATATATTTTTTAAGTTAGGTAAAAATTACAACTTTTCCATTATAAATGAATCATTTGTGATGAGCTTATAAAAGATTGATTGAATGTATCTAAATGCGTCGCACTTATAAAACATTGACTCTCTTTCCCTACCGAATTTAATAACAAATTTTGCCTATTCATGTCAAGCTCAGCCAAGACATCATCTAATATCAGAAGGGGAGGTAAATTTATCATGTTACGCAATAAATCGAGTTCAGCCATTTTTAGAGCCAAAATAAAAGTCCTTTGCTGCCCAGATGAGCCATATTTCCTTAAAGAGATATCATTGATAAGAAATTCGATATCATCACGATGAGGACCAAAGCTACATTTACCAGTTAATGCCTCTATTGCCCTCTGCTTTTGTAATTGGTCCACCATTTGATTACTTATCACTTCTTCTTCTTCTTCAGCCTCATCTATATTTTCAAAACTAGAAAGATAATTTATACTGATTTGCTCTTTGGATTTACTTAAATGATTATGCCAATATTCAACATACGGTCTAATTCTTGATATTGCTCTTCTCCTACGCCTAAAAATTCTTGTGCAAATTAATGACATTTGAATATCAAAACTTTCAATAACTTCTGAAGATTGATCTTTTTGAAAGCTTTCTGAACGCCAAAAATAACTTCTTTGTTTTAAAAGTCTATTAAATCTATGAATCAGTTCTACATATATCGGTTCAAGCTGAGATACAACTCTATCAATCCAAGTTCTTCTATAGCCAGGTTCACTTTTAACAATGTTGATATCATTTGAGCAGAAACATACACTTCTAATATAATTTTTAATTTCACTCTGTTTTTTCAATAAAGAATCATTAACATAAATCTTTTTAGATCCTTTCCTAAATAAATTCACTTTCAAATCATCAGTAAAATCGATTTGGCCATATATAACTGCCATCTCGCTATCATTTTTTATTAAATCCTTATCACTTAATGCTCTACTAGATCTTAATTGGCTAAGAACTTCAACTGATTCAAGCAAATTCGACTTACCTATACCATTACAACCAAGAATAATAGCTCTTTGCTCATGAAGATCTATCTCAAAACTTTTATGGTTTCGAAAATTTTTTATTTTTAAGTTATTTAAAAAAATTTTTTTTAATGCGTTCCTTAGTTAAATTAGCTAAATTTATGATATTTAGAATTTCTTTAAAGAAATTGAAAAATTCAGGGCATGTAGCTCAGTTGGATAGAGCATCAGATTCCGGTTCTGAGTGTCGGGGGTTCGACTCCCTCCATGCTCGTAATTAAAAATTTAAAGTTTATAACCCATTACCCTAATACCATTTGGGTCTAATATAAATCCACGTTCTTCTAAACTTTTGAATGAAGATACTGGGGCTTGTACAGAGATACTACATCCTGGCATTTCCCTATTAATTTTTTCAAGAGTCGATTGAAGCAATACTGAGTAAAAAACATTTTGATTTTTACCTGGCTCAGCGCTTAAATTCCATAAATTAGCATTCAGTCCTCTATCTGAAGTAACCCTAACAAAGCCACATAGCTTATTCTTAAATTCGCTTTGGATAGAAAAGAAGAAATTACTATTCTTAATAGCAAGAGATAACTTTTGTATAGGAAATGAATCACAACCACAATTTACTAAAAGTCTATTTACATCCTTAGCAATAGGAAATTGAGAAGAACTAATAAAATAGCCCTCTGGGAGTATTAGTTTTTTAGTAGAAAAATATTGCAATGATTATCCTGTATTTCTCATCCCTGCCGCGATTCCGTTAATTGTTAAAAGTGCGCCCCTTAAAAGTTCACTACGACTATAAGCTCTTTCAGATTCATTTCTTTCATTTAAAAACTCACTAATTGGAGGTTGTCTTGTTTGATCTCTCAGTCTTCTTAAAAGTGAAACCTGCAAAAATCCCAAAGGAATTATCGTTTTATTTCTTAAGTTTACAGATAATCGCAAGTCTCTATCAGATTCCAAAAGCTTATTTTTACCTGTTATTTCGAGAACTAAAGATTTAGTAAGATTATATTCTTTAGAGATAACATCAAAAATATCACCAAATGACTTTGCATTTTCTTTACTTCCAAGTGTATCTACATAATATTTCGCGACTTCTAGATCAACTTTAGATAATGTCATTTCTACTTTAGAAATAAGCATCCTAAAAAAAGGCCATCTTTGATGAAGTACTCTTAGTAATTCAATTTGTTCAGGATCTGATTTTAATTCAACTGATAACGCAGTACCCACTCCAAACCAACTTGGCAAAAGAAATCTACTCTGTGTCCATCCAAAAACCCATGGTATTGCTCTTAAACTTGATAAATCCTTTGCACCTTTTTTTCTTCTTGCAGGTCTACTGGATATCTGCAATTTACTAATTTCTTCGATGGGAGTTACCTCTTGAAAAAAAGTGAGTAAGTTAGGATTCTCATGCACTAATTTTCTATATTGAATTCTCGAAGTTTCTGCCAACCTAGTCATTAAATCGTTCCATTCTGGCGTTGCATCAAGTCTATTAATGACTAAGCTATTTTGAATAACTGCTGTTGTGACTGTTTCCAAATTA comes from the Prochlorococcus marinus str. MIT 9515 genome and includes:
- a CDS encoding fructosamine kinase family protein, with product MQKLSHFEVSEICNQLGEGSPKSIKQVFGGDIHKSWEIEFQNAKFFLKRNERKAKFLKFEEFCLKNLQKYINYENLIIPKIVSYIEINNVELLLMEWIDMSNSDQQKLGQGLAEMHIESNKFNPQSFGCPVDGYIGTKNQTKGWRENWIKCFIDLRIEPQLAILDKDFLEINIKNKIKSKIESELHYHEPFNALVHGDLWSGNVGVNQTSKGVIFDPASWWADCEVDIAMTKLFGNFRSEFYENYYKIIPIKKGFEKRTIVYNFYHVLNHANMFGGSYCHQVKDYIKKILSF
- a CDS encoding CAAD domain-containing protein codes for the protein MSDNTPESNQDSGSDTNSENKSFSEKYSDVMGKINETLGTIDWTQMGKYGKAAGVIAVVVIAQIIIKIVIDTINFFPILPGLLELLGVVVAGQWSWQNLRTSENREAVLERVQNLKKTYLG
- the moeB gene encoding HesA/MoeB/ThiF family protein → MKISIDHKSDSLTLDEEDRYKRHLTLNEIGLKGQLKLKRSSVVCIGAGGLGSSVLIYLAAAGIGTIGIVDNDQVEKSNLQRQIIHETNTVGDLKIDSAQERIRRLNPNIEVITFAERINSNNILDIINQFDIVCDCSDNFGTRYLINDACLILDKPLVFGSVQGFEGQISVFNLKKNSPNLRDLLPESPLKNNIPSCEEFGVIGVSTGLIGVLQANEAIKIILKKGQILDGKILIFNLLNMNIKTLTLKADKFTNTINDLSEFEDFYKDIECQDNIKINKIDSTTFETLYRSNYNNLLIIDVREKEEFNKYSIKGAISIPLNNLDQKPHLEFIKQESLDKEVFTLCQAGKRSEKASKILMKFKISSKSIEGGIANIKQLIFH
- a CDS encoding cob(I)yrinic acid a,c-diamide adenosyltransferase is translated as MTNTSRNRGVGIVTANDSQERSKGQLHIYDGEGKGKSQAALGVVLRTIGLGICEKRQSRVLLLRFLKGPERSYDEDSAIEALQRGFPHLIDHVRTGRSEFFDADQVTKSDKMEAERGWNIAKGAIASSLYSVVVLDELNPVLDLGMLNIEEVVNSLQNRPDGLEVIITGRAAPSSLIRISQLHSEMRPRLKGDSNTFHEKFKNSGGIEVYTGEGKGKSTSALGKALQAIGKGISQDKSHRVLILQWLKGGNGYTEDAAIEALRESYPHLVDHLRSGRDAIVWRGQQQPIDYVEAERAWEIAKAAILSGLYKTIILDELNPTVDLELLPVESIYQTLLKKPADTEVVITGRCKNEPSYFELADVYSEMVCHKHYANLGVDLKRGVDY
- the larE gene encoding ATP-dependent sacrificial sulfur transferase LarE; this translates as MFYQLENLSDEQSEKLQTIRNFMKNLNSVCVAYSGGVDSTLVASLAFEQLGSKAIAVTGVSPALAKTLLDEAKSQAKWIGINHLEIETSELDQSSYSKNPKNRCFACKKELHKHTTYLSKKLNYKIVCDGVNLDDLGDYRPGIKAAKDAGVVSPLAKFNFTKKDIRDISRALGFPWWDKPAQPCLSSRFPYGNEITNERLGMVEKAEEYIKKRGISEVRVRCHGSTARIEIPKDEFKLFCKEYDFHELINYFSNLGFKCTSLDLEGLVSGKLNR
- the speD gene encoding adenosylmethionine decarboxylase; protein product: MDVPKKNKTFKAFNDEKKLIYKSKHFLLELYRCDYEKLNDESFLRCTLNNAAKLANATILNLISNKFEPQGVTAIALLAESHLSIHTWPEAHYSAVDIFTCGQNMKPDISCQYLIQALMAEEHLLRVINRNPPLEIHNQVRKII
- the recF gene encoding DNA replication/repair protein RecF (All proteins in this family for which functions are known are DNA-binding proteins that assist the filamentation of RecA onto DNA for the initiation of recombination or recombinational repair.), translating into MDLHEQRAIILGCNGIGKSNLLESVEVLSQLRSSRALSDKDLIKNDSEMAVIYGQIDFTDDLKVNLFRKGSKKIYVNDSLLKKQSEIKNYIRSVCFCSNDINIVKSEPGYRRTWIDRVVSQLEPIYVELIHRFNRLLKQRSYFWRSESFQKDQSSEVIESFDIQMSLICTRIFRRRRRAISRIRPYVEYWHNHLSKSKEQISINYLSSFENIDEAEEEEEVISNQMVDQLQKQRAIEALTGKCSFGPHRDDIEFLINDISLRKYGSSGQQRTFILALKMAELDLLRNMINLPPLLILDDVLAELDMNRQNLLLNSVGKESQCFISATHLDTFNQSFISSSQMIHL